The following proteins are encoded in a genomic region of Zea mays cultivar B73 chromosome 9, Zm-B73-REFERENCE-NAM-5.0, whole genome shotgun sequence:
- the LOC100217186 gene encoding uncharacterized protein isoform X10 yields MKTRIVYSREFLLSLGELEHCKKLPPDFDAALLSELQELSAGVLERNKGYYNTSQGRPDGSVGYTYSSRGGNTGGRWDTRSSGSSDRDGEPDRESQTQAGRGANQYRRNWQNTEHDGLLGRGGFPRPSGYTGQLSSKDHGNAPQLNRTSERYQPPRPYKAAPFSRKDIDSINDETFGSSELSNEDRAEEERKRRASFELMRKEQHKAVLGKKSGPDILKENPSDDIFSKLQTSTAKANAKTKNEKLDGSVVSSYQEDTTKPSSVLLAPAARPLVPPGFANAFADKKLQSQSSNITHEPKLEDDQSATGFTSESKEKGVSGNDATMGPKHTLPPGSVTSSAELASSVLKGSEDWDADVMDKYSIGKEGKSKNIDPVRKDDSVAILEQFFGNVLSKSGSNLPTYVENQPLKTDDDMITSVPESSKFAHWFLDEDLKPAEDLSSKSLLSMIVKNENPGLENLNHTPLSDAAAQNLSPRAPIDKLDSASELISFTSSTPANGVLEQCIHSDVPEAVPIMTCEDLEQTMLAQVSNSSSTQINATKEQLTVMDEPVAMQKVTVDNHASQHLLSLLQKGTDNKGAPSLGFQRESTDEPLSVDTNLMANGGISGSDPVNSVENVPTSGKDLTLEALFGAAFMNELHSKDAPVSIRGATTGGPTEFAEMGKTLLSSSHEGYYPVEQTVHFNNTKDAAVRREPGIEHSAVPGLSQGSASFDKKGMEIHLPEEDNLFTMSDSLLGQNSDILASVGSSRVEGLLPEKALDNLSYRFQSLVPGDAEHIQVYGPDALGSHPRDSQNMYHLLQGRPPMIAPHPMMDHIVNRKQPAPFDMAQSIHHDSHRSFPSNVNHMQHNLHGPGVPHLDPAGHIMRQHMSMPGRFPPEGLPRGVPPSQPVHHMAGYRPEMGNVNNFHMHPRQPNYGEFGLMMPGPSGPEVRGNHPEAFERLIQMEMSARSKQQQVHHPAMAAGRVPSGMYGHELDAKLRYR; encoded by the exons ATGAAGACGAGGATAGTGTACTCCAGGGAGTTTCTGCTGTCGCTTGGCGAGTTGGAGCATTGCAAGAAGCTGCCCCCTGACTTTGATGCAGCGCTGCTTAG TGAGCTGCAGGAGCTGTCAGCGGGTGTGCTTGAGAGAAACAAGGGCTACTACAACACATCCCAGGGACGGCCAGATGGGTCGGTGGGATATACTTACTCTTCTCGTGGTGGGAACACTGGAGGGAGGTGGGATACTCGCTCATCTGGATCAAGTGATCGGGATGGGGAACCTGATCGTGAGTCTCAGACACAGG CAGGGCGTGGTGCAAACCAGTACAGACGCAATTGGCAGAACACGGAGCATGATGGCCTACTTGGCCGTGGTGGTTTCCCTAGGCCATCAGGATATACTGGGCAGTTGTCATCAAAGGATCATGGCAATGCGCCTCAGCTAAACAGGACATCAGAACGCTACCAGCCACCACGTCCTTACAAG GCTGCTCCTTTTTCACGGAAAGACATTGACTCGATTAATGATGAGACATTCGGGTCTTCTGAATTATCAAATGAGGATAGAGCAGAAGAAGAAAGGAAGCGGAGGG CATCTTTTGAGTTGATGAGAAAAGAGCAACATAAAGCAGTGCTAGGAAAGAAGAGTGGTCCTGATATCCTGAAGGAGAATCCCAGTGATGATATATTTTCAAAGTTACAGACATCTACTGCAAAGGCAAATGCCAAAACTAAAAACGAGAAGTTAGATGGTTCTGTAGTATCCTCATATCAGGAAGATACCACTAAACCATCTTCAGTTCTACTAGCTCCTGCAGCCAGGCCGCTTGTCCCGCCGGGTTTTGCAAATGCATTCGCTGACAAGAAGCTTCAGTCACAGTCGTCTAACATCACACATGAGCCGAAG CTAGAGGATGACCAGTCAGCAACAGGGTTCACATCTGAAAGTAAAGAGAAGGGAGTTTCTGGTAACGATGCTACTATGGGTCCAAAGCACACGCTTCCACCTGGTAGTGTTACCTCTTCAGCTGAATTGGCTTCTAGCGTTCTGAAAGGGAGCGAGGATTGGGATGCTGATGTAATGGATAAGTATTCTATTGGAAAAGAAGGCAAATCTAAAAATATTGATCCAGTTAGGAAGGATGATTCAGTAGCAATCTTAGAACAGTTCTTTGGCAATGTTTTATCGAAAAGCGGCAGCAACCTACCAACTTATGTTGAG AACCAGCCATTGAAAACTGATGATGACATGATCACTTCTGTGCCAGAATCATCCAAATTTGCTCATTGGTTTCTTGATGAAG ACTTGAAACCTGCAGAAGACTTATCTTCAAAGAGCCTGCTCTCCATGATTGTCAAAAATGAAAATCCAGGTCTAGAAAATTTAAACCATACTCCTTTATCTGATGCTGCTGCCCAGAATTTATCCCCAAGAGCACCTATTGATAAACTTGATTCTGCATCAGAGCTTATCTCATTTACATCCTCTACGCCTGCCAATGGAGTTCTTGAACAATGCATCCATTCTGATGTTCCAGAGGCAGTTCCTATTATGACATGTGAGGATCTTGAGCAGACGATGTTAGCACAGGTTAGCAATAGCAGCTCAACTCAGATAAATGCTACAAAGGAGCAACTGACTGTTATGGATGAACCAGTTGCCATGCAGAAAGTAACTGTAGATAATCATGCATCACAACATCTTCTTTCATTGTTGCAAAAAGGAACAGATAATAAGGGAGCACCTTCCCTGGGTTTCCAGAGAGAATCAACTGATGAACCTCTGAGTGTTGACACAAATTTAATGGCAAATGGTGGAATATCTGGAAGTGATCCGGTTAACAGTGTTGAAAATGTTCCTACTTCTGGGAAGGACTTGACATTGGAAGCGTTATTCGGGGCTGCATTTATGAATGAGCTCCACTCGAAAGATGCACCAGTTTCTATTCGAGGAGCCACAACTGGTGGTCCTACTGAGTTTGCAGAGATGGGTAAAACTCTGTTGTCATCTAGCCATGAAGGATACTACCCTGTTGAACAGACCGTACACTTCAACaatactaaagatgctgctgtccGTAGAGAACCAGGTATTGAGCATTCAGCAGTACCTGGTCTAAGTCAGGGGAGTGCTAGTTTTGACAAGAAAGGAATGGAAATTCATCTGCCTGAAGAAGATAATTTGTTTACCATGAGTGATTCTCTGCTTGGTCAAAATTCTGATATTTTGGCATCAGTAGGATCCAGCAGGGTTGAAGGGCTATTGCCTGAAAAGGCACTTGATAACCTCAGCTATAGGTTTCAAAGTCTTGTGCCTGGTGATGCAGAACACATTCAAGTATATGGTCCTGATGCACTTGGATCTCATCCTCGTGATTCTCAGAATATGTATCATCTTCTACAGGGTAGGCCTCCTATGATAGCACCTCACCCTATGATGGATCACATTGTTAATAGGAAACAGCCAGCTCCATTTGATATGGCACAGTCGATACACCATGATTCTCACCGTTCTTTCCCATCTAATGTGAATCATATGCAACATAATCTTCATGGGCCAGGGGTCCCTCACTTGGACCCTGCTGGACATATTATGCGACAACACATGTCCATGCCTGGAAGATTTCCTCCAGAAGGCTTGCCAAGAGGTGTCCCTCCATCTCAGCCTGTGCATCACATGGCTGGTTATAGACCTGAAATGGGTAATGTAAATAATTTCCATATGCACCCTCGCCAGCCCAACTATGGAGAATTTGGATTGATGATGCCAG GCCCATCAGGTCCAGAGGTGAGGGGCAATCATCCAGAGGCGTTCGAAAGGTTGATCCAGATGGAGATGTCAGCCAGATCGAAGCAACAGCAGGTGCACCACCCTGCAATGGCCGCTGGCCGTGTGCCTAGTGGGATGTACGGGCACGAGCTTGATGCGAAATTGAGATACAGATGA
- the LOC100217186 gene encoding uncharacterized protein isoform X21, whose amino-acid sequence MKTRIVYSREFLLSLGELEHCKKLPPDFDAALLSELQELSAGVLERNKGYYNTSQGRPDGSVGYTYSSRGGNTGGRWDTRSSGSSDRDGEPDRESQTQGRGANQYRRNWQNTEHDGLLGRGGFPRPSGYTGQLSSKDHGNAPQLNRTSERYQPPRPYKAAPFSRKDIDSINDETFGSSELSNEDRAEEERKRRASFELMRKEQHKAVLGKKSGPDILKENPSDDIFSKLQTSTAKANAKTKNEKLDGSVVSSYQEDTTKPSSVLLAPAARPLVPPGFANAFADKKLQSQSSNITHEPKLEDDQSATGFTSESKEKGVSGNDATMGPKHTLPPGSVTSSAELASSVLKGSEDWDADVMDKYSIGKEGKSKNIDPVRKDDSVAILEQFFGNVLSKSGSNLPTYVENQPLKTDDDMITSVPESSKFAHWFLDEDLKPAEDLSSKSLLSMIVKNENPELISFTSSTPANGVLEQCIHSDVPEAVPIMTCEDLEQTMLAQVSNSSSTQINATKEQLTVMDEPVAMQKVTVDNHASQHLLSLLQKGTDNKGAPSLGFQRESTDEPLSVDTNLMANGGISGSDPVNSVENVPTSGKDLTLEALFGAAFMNELHSKDAPVSIRGATTGGPTEFAEMGKTLLSSSHEGYYPVEQTVHFNNTKDAAVRREPGIEHSAVPGLSQGSASFDKKGMEIHLPEEDNLFTMSDSLLGQNSDILASVGSSRVEGLLPEKALDNLSYRFQSLVPGDAEHIQVYGPDALGSHPRDSQNMYHLLQGRPPMIAPHPMMDHIVNRKQPAPFDMAQSIHHDSHRSFPSNVNHMQHNLHGPGVPHLDPAGHIMRQHMSMPGRFPPEGLPRGVPPSQPVHHMAGYRPEMGNVNNFHMHPRQPNYGEFGLMMPGPEVRGNHPEAFERLIQMEMSARSKQQQVHHPAMAAGRVPSGMYGHELDAKLRYR is encoded by the exons ATGAAGACGAGGATAGTGTACTCCAGGGAGTTTCTGCTGTCGCTTGGCGAGTTGGAGCATTGCAAGAAGCTGCCCCCTGACTTTGATGCAGCGCTGCTTAG TGAGCTGCAGGAGCTGTCAGCGGGTGTGCTTGAGAGAAACAAGGGCTACTACAACACATCCCAGGGACGGCCAGATGGGTCGGTGGGATATACTTACTCTTCTCGTGGTGGGAACACTGGAGGGAGGTGGGATACTCGCTCATCTGGATCAAGTGATCGGGATGGGGAACCTGATCGTGAGTCTCAGACACAGG GGCGTGGTGCAAACCAGTACAGACGCAATTGGCAGAACACGGAGCATGATGGCCTACTTGGCCGTGGTGGTTTCCCTAGGCCATCAGGATATACTGGGCAGTTGTCATCAAAGGATCATGGCAATGCGCCTCAGCTAAACAGGACATCAGAACGCTACCAGCCACCACGTCCTTACAAG GCTGCTCCTTTTTCACGGAAAGACATTGACTCGATTAATGATGAGACATTCGGGTCTTCTGAATTATCAAATGAGGATAGAGCAGAAGAAGAAAGGAAGCGGAGGG CATCTTTTGAGTTGATGAGAAAAGAGCAACATAAAGCAGTGCTAGGAAAGAAGAGTGGTCCTGATATCCTGAAGGAGAATCCCAGTGATGATATATTTTCAAAGTTACAGACATCTACTGCAAAGGCAAATGCCAAAACTAAAAACGAGAAGTTAGATGGTTCTGTAGTATCCTCATATCAGGAAGATACCACTAAACCATCTTCAGTTCTACTAGCTCCTGCAGCCAGGCCGCTTGTCCCGCCGGGTTTTGCAAATGCATTCGCTGACAAGAAGCTTCAGTCACAGTCGTCTAACATCACACATGAGCCGAAG CTAGAGGATGACCAGTCAGCAACAGGGTTCACATCTGAAAGTAAAGAGAAGGGAGTTTCTGGTAACGATGCTACTATGGGTCCAAAGCACACGCTTCCACCTGGTAGTGTTACCTCTTCAGCTGAATTGGCTTCTAGCGTTCTGAAAGGGAGCGAGGATTGGGATGCTGATGTAATGGATAAGTATTCTATTGGAAAAGAAGGCAAATCTAAAAATATTGATCCAGTTAGGAAGGATGATTCAGTAGCAATCTTAGAACAGTTCTTTGGCAATGTTTTATCGAAAAGCGGCAGCAACCTACCAACTTATGTTGAG AACCAGCCATTGAAAACTGATGATGACATGATCACTTCTGTGCCAGAATCATCCAAATTTGCTCATTGGTTTCTTGATGAAG ACTTGAAACCTGCAGAAGACTTATCTTCAAAGAGCCTGCTCTCCATGATTGTCAAAAATGAAAATCCAG AGCTTATCTCATTTACATCCTCTACGCCTGCCAATGGAGTTCTTGAACAATGCATCCATTCTGATGTTCCAGAGGCAGTTCCTATTATGACATGTGAGGATCTTGAGCAGACGATGTTAGCACAGGTTAGCAATAGCAGCTCAACTCAGATAAATGCTACAAAGGAGCAACTGACTGTTATGGATGAACCAGTTGCCATGCAGAAAGTAACTGTAGATAATCATGCATCACAACATCTTCTTTCATTGTTGCAAAAAGGAACAGATAATAAGGGAGCACCTTCCCTGGGTTTCCAGAGAGAATCAACTGATGAACCTCTGAGTGTTGACACAAATTTAATGGCAAATGGTGGAATATCTGGAAGTGATCCGGTTAACAGTGTTGAAAATGTTCCTACTTCTGGGAAGGACTTGACATTGGAAGCGTTATTCGGGGCTGCATTTATGAATGAGCTCCACTCGAAAGATGCACCAGTTTCTATTCGAGGAGCCACAACTGGTGGTCCTACTGAGTTTGCAGAGATGGGTAAAACTCTGTTGTCATCTAGCCATGAAGGATACTACCCTGTTGAACAGACCGTACACTTCAACaatactaaagatgctgctgtccGTAGAGAACCAGGTATTGAGCATTCAGCAGTACCTGGTCTAAGTCAGGGGAGTGCTAGTTTTGACAAGAAAGGAATGGAAATTCATCTGCCTGAAGAAGATAATTTGTTTACCATGAGTGATTCTCTGCTTGGTCAAAATTCTGATATTTTGGCATCAGTAGGATCCAGCAGGGTTGAAGGGCTATTGCCTGAAAAGGCACTTGATAACCTCAGCTATAGGTTTCAAAGTCTTGTGCCTGGTGATGCAGAACACATTCAAGTATATGGTCCTGATGCACTTGGATCTCATCCTCGTGATTCTCAGAATATGTATCATCTTCTACAGGGTAGGCCTCCTATGATAGCACCTCACCCTATGATGGATCACATTGTTAATAGGAAACAGCCAGCTCCATTTGATATGGCACAGTCGATACACCATGATTCTCACCGTTCTTTCCCATCTAATGTGAATCATATGCAACATAATCTTCATGGGCCAGGGGTCCCTCACTTGGACCCTGCTGGACATATTATGCGACAACACATGTCCATGCCTGGAAGATTTCCTCCAGAAGGCTTGCCAAGAGGTGTCCCTCCATCTCAGCCTGTGCATCACATGGCTGGTTATAGACCTGAAATGGGTAATGTAAATAATTTCCATATGCACCCTCGCCAGCCCAACTATGGAGAATTTGGATTGATGATGCCAG GTCCAGAGGTGAGGGGCAATCATCCAGAGGCGTTCGAAAGGTTGATCCAGATGGAGATGTCAGCCAGATCGAAGCAACAGCAGGTGCACCACCCTGCAATGGCCGCTGGCCGTGTGCCTAGTGGGATGTACGGGCACGAGCTTGATGCGAAATTGAGATACAGATGA
- the LOC100217186 gene encoding uncharacterized protein isoform X4, whose amino-acid sequence MCTPISFTGSALYIHGRMKTRIVYSREFLLSLGELEHCKKLPPDFDAALLSELQELSAGVLERNKGYYNTSQGRPDGSVGYTYSSRGGNTGGRWDTRSSGSSDRDGEPDRESQTQAGRGANQYRRNWQNTEHDGLLGRGGFPRPSGYTGQLSSKDHGNAPQLNRTSERYQPPRPYKAAPFSRKDIDSINDETFGSSELSNEDRAEEERKRRASFELMRKEQHKAVLGKKSGPDILKENPSDDIFSKLQTSTAKANAKTKNEKLDGSVVSSYQEDTTKPSSVLLAPAARPLVPPGFANAFADKKLQSQSSNITHEPKLEDDQSATGFTSESKEKGVSGNDATMGPKHTLPPGSVTSSAELASSVLKGSEDWDADVMDKYSIGKEGKSKNIDPVRKDDSVAILEQFFGNVLSKSGSNLPTYVENQPLKTDDDMITSVPESSKFAHWFLDEDLKPAEDLSSKSLLSMIVKNENPGLENLNHTPLSDAAAQNLSPRAPIDKLDSASELISFTSSTPANGVLEQCIHSDVPEAVPIMTCEDLEQTMLAQVSNSSSTQINATKEQLTVMDEPVAMQKVTVDNHASQHLLSLLQKGTDNKGAPSLGFQRESTDEPLSVDTNLMANGGISGSDPVNSVENVPTSGKDLTLEALFGAAFMNELHSKDAPVSIRGATTGGPTEFAEMGKTLLSSSHEGYYPVEQTVHFNNTKDAAVRREPGIEHSAVPGLSQGSASFDKKGMEIHLPEEDNLFTMSDSLLGQNSDILASVGSSRVEGLLPEKALDNLSYRFQSLVPGDAEHIQVYGPDALGSHPRDSQNMYHLLQGRPPMIAPHPMMDHIVNRKQPAPFDMAQSIHHDSHRSFPSNVNHMQHNLHGPGVPHLDPAGHIMRQHMSMPGRFPPEGLPRGVPPSQPVHHMAGYRPEMGNVNNFHMHPRQPNYGEFGLMMPGPSGPEVRGNHPEAFERLIQMEMSARSKQQQVHHPAMAAGRVPSGMYGHELDAKLRYR is encoded by the exons ATGTGTACACCCATATCCTTTACTGGGTCCGCCCTGTATATCCATGGCAGGATGAAGACGAGGATAGTGTACTCCAGGGAGTTTCTGCTGTCGCTTGGCGAGTTGGAGCATTGCAAGAAGCTGCCCCCTGACTTTGATGCAGCGCTGCTTAG TGAGCTGCAGGAGCTGTCAGCGGGTGTGCTTGAGAGAAACAAGGGCTACTACAACACATCCCAGGGACGGCCAGATGGGTCGGTGGGATATACTTACTCTTCTCGTGGTGGGAACACTGGAGGGAGGTGGGATACTCGCTCATCTGGATCAAGTGATCGGGATGGGGAACCTGATCGTGAGTCTCAGACACAGG CAGGGCGTGGTGCAAACCAGTACAGACGCAATTGGCAGAACACGGAGCATGATGGCCTACTTGGCCGTGGTGGTTTCCCTAGGCCATCAGGATATACTGGGCAGTTGTCATCAAAGGATCATGGCAATGCGCCTCAGCTAAACAGGACATCAGAACGCTACCAGCCACCACGTCCTTACAAG GCTGCTCCTTTTTCACGGAAAGACATTGACTCGATTAATGATGAGACATTCGGGTCTTCTGAATTATCAAATGAGGATAGAGCAGAAGAAGAAAGGAAGCGGAGGG CATCTTTTGAGTTGATGAGAAAAGAGCAACATAAAGCAGTGCTAGGAAAGAAGAGTGGTCCTGATATCCTGAAGGAGAATCCCAGTGATGATATATTTTCAAAGTTACAGACATCTACTGCAAAGGCAAATGCCAAAACTAAAAACGAGAAGTTAGATGGTTCTGTAGTATCCTCATATCAGGAAGATACCACTAAACCATCTTCAGTTCTACTAGCTCCTGCAGCCAGGCCGCTTGTCCCGCCGGGTTTTGCAAATGCATTCGCTGACAAGAAGCTTCAGTCACAGTCGTCTAACATCACACATGAGCCGAAG CTAGAGGATGACCAGTCAGCAACAGGGTTCACATCTGAAAGTAAAGAGAAGGGAGTTTCTGGTAACGATGCTACTATGGGTCCAAAGCACACGCTTCCACCTGGTAGTGTTACCTCTTCAGCTGAATTGGCTTCTAGCGTTCTGAAAGGGAGCGAGGATTGGGATGCTGATGTAATGGATAAGTATTCTATTGGAAAAGAAGGCAAATCTAAAAATATTGATCCAGTTAGGAAGGATGATTCAGTAGCAATCTTAGAACAGTTCTTTGGCAATGTTTTATCGAAAAGCGGCAGCAACCTACCAACTTATGTTGAG AACCAGCCATTGAAAACTGATGATGACATGATCACTTCTGTGCCAGAATCATCCAAATTTGCTCATTGGTTTCTTGATGAAG ACTTGAAACCTGCAGAAGACTTATCTTCAAAGAGCCTGCTCTCCATGATTGTCAAAAATGAAAATCCAGGTCTAGAAAATTTAAACCATACTCCTTTATCTGATGCTGCTGCCCAGAATTTATCCCCAAGAGCACCTATTGATAAACTTGATTCTGCATCAGAGCTTATCTCATTTACATCCTCTACGCCTGCCAATGGAGTTCTTGAACAATGCATCCATTCTGATGTTCCAGAGGCAGTTCCTATTATGACATGTGAGGATCTTGAGCAGACGATGTTAGCACAGGTTAGCAATAGCAGCTCAACTCAGATAAATGCTACAAAGGAGCAACTGACTGTTATGGATGAACCAGTTGCCATGCAGAAAGTAACTGTAGATAATCATGCATCACAACATCTTCTTTCATTGTTGCAAAAAGGAACAGATAATAAGGGAGCACCTTCCCTGGGTTTCCAGAGAGAATCAACTGATGAACCTCTGAGTGTTGACACAAATTTAATGGCAAATGGTGGAATATCTGGAAGTGATCCGGTTAACAGTGTTGAAAATGTTCCTACTTCTGGGAAGGACTTGACATTGGAAGCGTTATTCGGGGCTGCATTTATGAATGAGCTCCACTCGAAAGATGCACCAGTTTCTATTCGAGGAGCCACAACTGGTGGTCCTACTGAGTTTGCAGAGATGGGTAAAACTCTGTTGTCATCTAGCCATGAAGGATACTACCCTGTTGAACAGACCGTACACTTCAACaatactaaagatgctgctgtccGTAGAGAACCAGGTATTGAGCATTCAGCAGTACCTGGTCTAAGTCAGGGGAGTGCTAGTTTTGACAAGAAAGGAATGGAAATTCATCTGCCTGAAGAAGATAATTTGTTTACCATGAGTGATTCTCTGCTTGGTCAAAATTCTGATATTTTGGCATCAGTAGGATCCAGCAGGGTTGAAGGGCTATTGCCTGAAAAGGCACTTGATAACCTCAGCTATAGGTTTCAAAGTCTTGTGCCTGGTGATGCAGAACACATTCAAGTATATGGTCCTGATGCACTTGGATCTCATCCTCGTGATTCTCAGAATATGTATCATCTTCTACAGGGTAGGCCTCCTATGATAGCACCTCACCCTATGATGGATCACATTGTTAATAGGAAACAGCCAGCTCCATTTGATATGGCACAGTCGATACACCATGATTCTCACCGTTCTTTCCCATCTAATGTGAATCATATGCAACATAATCTTCATGGGCCAGGGGTCCCTCACTTGGACCCTGCTGGACATATTATGCGACAACACATGTCCATGCCTGGAAGATTTCCTCCAGAAGGCTTGCCAAGAGGTGTCCCTCCATCTCAGCCTGTGCATCACATGGCTGGTTATAGACCTGAAATGGGTAATGTAAATAATTTCCATATGCACCCTCGCCAGCCCAACTATGGAGAATTTGGATTGATGATGCCAG GCCCATCAGGTCCAGAGGTGAGGGGCAATCATCCAGAGGCGTTCGAAAGGTTGATCCAGATGGAGATGTCAGCCAGATCGAAGCAACAGCAGGTGCACCACCCTGCAATGGCCGCTGGCCGTGTGCCTAGTGGGATGTACGGGCACGAGCTTGATGCGAAATTGAGATACAGATGA